The Methylocella silvestris BL2 DNA segment GGAGCGCCGAGACGATCGAGCCAAGGCAGGGTTGCGAGGTCATGCCCGACATCGAATCGATCGCCGCATCGACCGCGTCGATCCCGGCGTCGACCGCGGCGAGCACGGTCGCCGCCGACAGCCCCGACGTGTCATGCGTATGGAGGTGCAGCGGCAGCCCGACCTCTTCACGCAAGGCCTTGACCAGGATTCTCGCGCCGGCAGGCTGGAGCAGGCCGGCCATGTCCTTGATCGCCAGAATATGACACCCGGCCTTTTCAAGATCCTTGGCGACGCCGACGTAATAGTTGAGCGAATATTTGGCGCGGTCGGGATCCAAAATGTCGCCGGTGTAGCAGATCGCGCCTTCAGCCAGCTTGCCGGTCTCGACCACGGCGTCGATCGAGACGCGCATATTCTCGACCCAGTTGAGGCAATCGAAGATGCGGAACAGATCGATGCCCTGCGCGGCGCGGCGCACGAAATATTTGACGACATTGTCCGGGTAGTTGGTGTAGCCGACGCCGTTTGCGCCGCGCAGCAGCATCTGCGTCAGCAAATTCGGCGCGCGTTCGCGCACGAGCGCAAGCCGCTCCCACGGATCTTCCGAAAGGAAGCGCATCGAAACGTCGAAGGTGGCGCCGCCCCAGCATTCGAGCGAGAGCAGCTGCGGCAATCCCTTGGCGTAGGCGTCCGCGACGGCGACGATGTCACGCGTGCGCATGCGCGTCGCAATCAGCGATTGATGCGCGTCGCGCATGGTGGTGTCGGTGACGAGCACGCGTTCCTCGGCGCGCATCCATTCGGCGAAGCCCTTGGCGCCGAGTTCCTCGAAGCGCTGGCGCGTTCCGTCCGGGATCGGGCGATCCGGGAAATAGGGCGCGACCGGCGCGCGCGCGGACGCCGGCGGCTTCGCCCTGCCCCGCGTCTCCGGATGGCCGTTGATGGTGACGTCGGCGACCCAGGTCAGAAGCTTGGTCGCGCGGTCCTTGCGCTTCTTGAAGTCGAACAGCGACGGCGTGTCGTCGATGAAGCGGGTTGTGTAGTCATTCGCTACAAAATGCGGATCGTTGATGATGTTGTGCAGAAAGGCGAGATTGGTGGCGACGCCGCGGATGCGATATTCGAGCAGAGCGCGGTCCATGCGCCGGATGACCTCTTCCGGCGTCGGCGCCCAGGCGGTGACCTTCTCCAGCATCGGATCGTAAAAACGGGTGACGATCGCGCCCGAATAGGCCGTGCCGCCGTCGACGCGAATGCCAAAGCCCATCGCGCCGCGATAGGCTGTAATGCGGCCGTAATCGGGAATGAAATTATTTTCCGGATTTTCGGTGGTGATGCGGCATTGCAGGGCATGGCCGGAGAGGCGGATATCCTTCTGCTCGGGGATCCCGGTCTCCTCGAGGCGGCCGATGCGCTTGCCTTCGGCGATTTTGATCTGCGCCTTGACAATATCGAGGCCGGTCACGACTTCGGTCACCGTATGCTCGACCTGAATGCGCGGATTGACCTCGATGAAGTAAAATTGGTTGGTGTCGGCGTCGAGCAGGAATTCAACGGTGCCGGCGCCGCAATATTTGGTCGCCCGGCCAATTTTCAGCGCCGCCTCGCAAAGGCCCTGGCGGGTCGCCTCGTCGAGATAGGGCGCGGGGGCGCGTTCGACCACTTTCTGATGGCGGCGCTGGATCGAGCAGTCGCGCTCGAAGAGATGCACGAGATTGCCGTGCGAATCGCCCAAAATCTGAACCTCGACGTGGCGCGCGCGGAGCACCAGCTTTTCGAGATAGACTTCATCCTTGCCGAAGGCGTTCTTGGCCTCGCGCTTGGCGCTGAGCACCGCGTCGAGCAGCTTGTCCTCGCTCTCGATCGGGCGCATGCCGCGCCCGCCGCCGCCCCACGACGCCTTCAGCATGACGGGATAGCCGACCCCGAGCGCGAGGCGCTTGATTTCCGCCGGATCGTCCGGGAGGGGGTCCGTGGCCGGCATGACCGGAGCGCCGGACCGAACGGCGATATTGCGCGCGGCGACCTTATTGCCGAGTTCGCGCATCGTCTGCGGCGAAGGGCCGATGAAAATGATTCCCGCCTCGGCGCAGGCGTCGGCGAATTCCGGGCTCTCCGACAGGAAGCCATAGCCGGGATGGATCGCGTCGACCTTGGCTTCCCGCGCGACGCGGATGACTTCCTCGATCGAGAGATAGGCTTCGAGCGGACCCTTGCCGGCGCCAACCTGATAGGCTTCGTCGGCCTTGAAGCGATGCAGCGAAAGCTTGTCTTCCTCGGCGTAAATCGCCACCGTCCTTATGCCGAGCTCCGTCGCCGCGCGAAACACGCGGATGGCGATTTCAGAACGATTGGCGACCAATAGACGACGAATTCGGGCCATGGCTACTCGCTGCCGGTTCGGGGAGGCGGATCCGCGATGGCGGGATCCATAAGGAAGGCCAAGATCAAGACGGCGCCCATTTAGACGCAAGCCCAGGGAAATGAAAACGCCATCGTCGTCGGACGGGAGCCCGCAAACAGCGATGAAGATAAGTCGAAGCAAAAAGCAGGCCTTGCGCGCGGCGAGGCCGCCAGGCTCCGGACCCGCGCCCGCCAAGCGGGAAGCCGAGGCTCGCGTCACGGGCCTGATCGCAGCGCTCGTCGCGGGTTTTGCGCTCAACGCCGCGCCAGGGAGGGCGTCGGCGGAGGGGATTCAAGCCGCGCAAGCGGCGCAGGCCAATCAAGCGGCGAACTCGGCTGAGGACTGCGCCATTCCGCCGGCAAGCCAGGGCCGGCGGCGCGTCGACCTCGAAAAAGCCCGTGTCAAAAGCGTCGACGAACGACTGGAGCTGACGCTCGACGACGGCCGCAGGCTGAAGATCGCCGGCCTCGATCCGCCGCGCCCGACGCCGGGCGCCCCCGAGCTCGACATTGAAACGGGACAAAAGCTCGGCGCCTGGCTCTCCGGCAAGGCGGTGATCTTCCGGCCCGTCTTCACCGCGCCGGATCGCTGGGGGCGCATCAATGCCGAAGTGTTCGCGCCGGCCGGCGAGGACGACGGGTCGCCGCCGATCTCCGTCGCGGGCGCGGCGCTCGACGCCGGACTGGCGCGATTTGAGTCCGGCGCGGCGGGACGGCGGTGCCGCGCCTTTCTGCTTGCCGCCGAAGGCGCGGC contains these protein-coding regions:
- the pyc gene encoding pyruvate carboxylase — translated: MARIRRLLVANRSEIAIRVFRAATELGIRTVAIYAEEDKLSLHRFKADEAYQVGAGKGPLEAYLSIEEVIRVAREAKVDAIHPGYGFLSESPEFADACAEAGIIFIGPSPQTMRELGNKVAARNIAVRSGAPVMPATDPLPDDPAEIKRLALGVGYPVMLKASWGGGGRGMRPIESEDKLLDAVLSAKREAKNAFGKDEVYLEKLVLRARHVEVQILGDSHGNLVHLFERDCSIQRRHQKVVERAPAPYLDEATRQGLCEAALKIGRATKYCGAGTVEFLLDADTNQFYFIEVNPRIQVEHTVTEVVTGLDIVKAQIKIAEGKRIGRLEETGIPEQKDIRLSGHALQCRITTENPENNFIPDYGRITAYRGAMGFGIRVDGGTAYSGAIVTRFYDPMLEKVTAWAPTPEEVIRRMDRALLEYRIRGVATNLAFLHNIINDPHFVANDYTTRFIDDTPSLFDFKKRKDRATKLLTWVADVTINGHPETRGRAKPPASARAPVAPYFPDRPIPDGTRQRFEELGAKGFAEWMRAEERVLVTDTTMRDAHQSLIATRMRTRDIVAVADAYAKGLPQLLSLECWGGATFDVSMRFLSEDPWERLALVRERAPNLLTQMLLRGANGVGYTNYPDNVVKYFVRRAAQGIDLFRIFDCLNWVENMRVSIDAVVETGKLAEGAICYTGDILDPDRAKYSLNYYVGVAKDLEKAGCHILAIKDMAGLLQPAGARILVKALREEVGLPLHLHTHDTSGLSAATVLAAVDAGIDAVDAAIDSMSGMTSQPCLGSIVSALRHSPRDTGLDPEIIRQLSFYWEAVRLQYAAFESDLKAGTSEVYLHEMPGGQFTNLREQARGLGLETRWHEVAKAYRAANDLFGDIVKVTPSSKVVGDMALMMVSQNLTPQDVLDPERDIAFPTSVVDMLAGDLGQPPGGWPPALQAKALKGEKPIEGRPGALLPPTDLGAARIEAEKHCGRHLSDDDLASYLMYPKVFTEFSATVRRFGPVSTLPTPVFFYGMQPGDEIAIEIEPGKTLVLLLVTIGEVDEEGHKKVFFELNGQQRIVRVKDRLAAVTAVVRRKAEEGNDHHVAAPMPGAVSTIAVRQGQEVKAGDVVATLEAMKMETSLHAPCNGKIKEILVAPGQQIDARDLLMVLE